GAGTAGATTTATAAGAGCTCAAATTTTTAAGAATGACAAATGACCCACGAGCACAATGGACACTTGCTAACAGCTGCATCGTCTTGCCAAGGGGTTATGCGTTGTTCAGCGGCTACAGATCTCTTTTAACCCAGGATTTACAAAAATATATAATTAGAGATGCAGACCTCGGATATCATTTCTGACCGGGTCTCCTAAACTCCCACTTACTACACCTCTCCAAAGATCGCCAGCGTCATTAATATTCAAATTTCGCAAAGTTTGGAAGTCAAAAAATGATGAAGCTCTGCGCGCCTCCTTCGACGATCGTAAGACCGGCCGTTTGTCGGGCTGAAGACTCTCTTTTGTTCCATCTTCAAATGTATGGCGAGGGAAATGCAAGTCAATAAGTTTCTCAAGGCGCCTTTCCAATTTTGTTCGTTCCACCCGCTTCATGCctccctccccatccccctCGTGCAGGGTTCTTCGAATAGCGAGAAACTCGTCGGTGAGTGGCCTGTAAACGCCTTTTGGCTGAAAACCAGGACGATACGGAGCTGGTTTCCTAGTCGGCAAAGGGGAGGAATTCCCAGAGATATTCAGAATTAAACCTTCATTATCAGGCGCCGTAGAGGTGGACGTAGTCCGCAGTATAGCAGATCTATCTTGAGAAGATGCCTGACCAAACGAAGTATATGATTGCTGGCTTACGAGGGAGGTGCTCCGCTCAGCAATAGGAGGGGGAGAGATTGAAGGCAGTGGATGTATTAAGGCCGTCGGTGTTGATATCACGGGTAGCGACGTTgtaggtgcaggtgcaggagGGCGGTTATCCGCATTGCCCTGTACTTTGTGAAGAACAGGAGCCGGTGATGACGATGAACTTTCTCTAGAATGTGTCGCTGACAGCTTAGGGCGAGTGCTTTTAGGTTGCACGCGTCTAAATGTCGAACCCTTCTTCGGTACAGATTGAGAATTAGATGGACCTGGTGAAGGTGTGGATATTTTAGGGGCTTGATGTGCGACCACCACCTTGGACTGCGGGGTAGCCTGCAATTCAACGGAAGTCTGTGGTTCAGTGGGATTACTTGACAAGAAACCAGAGGACAAGGAAGACACAGATTCTAGTCCATGCTGAGTGGATATGGTATGACTGTTGTGGGTTTGTTGCGGCACTAAAAGGGATGTGGGGGAAACATGCCGCGTTGATTCGTGAATTTGCTCGCTCTCGCCGTCAAGAACCAGCTTTGGGGGAAGAGTCAAGGTGTCAACTGCACTACTTGGAGGCCTAGATACTGGAGGGGGAGATTGGTTTGGCGTTAAATGGGCAGTCGAACTAGATAGTGTGTGTGAATGCCTCTTTGACTAATGGCAGAAGAATAAGATAAAAATTTTACGACAAGTACGGGGCAGACCTTGTATGCTTGGTAAGGAACATAGGCAACGCTAACAGGAGGAGAAGACGGAGTGGACATGActtggaggaagagaagcaaggGTGGTTGTGGTCGCGGTGCGGCACCGCTTCTTGATCTGAACTGTCATGTCCGCCATATCTGGAATCACCGTCTCTCCAGAGCTCGCCTCAACCTTCGCAAATGCTGTACAATCGGGCTCGACGCGCTTTATCAAGATATTGATTCAAAACGGTCTATGCTTCGACGTCCTTGATCTCCAGATGTTCTTACCGTTCTCCGTATCACAGAATCTTTGGTTCATGATATCTCAATTCCGATCGACGGTTCGTTCGAACAAGATTTAAGACTGCTTCAAAGGGATGCGGTACTGCCAACAGACTCTCCTGCATATATACTTGCCAAATTAGACGCCCCATCGTCGGATTGGATATCTATCTATTATGTCCCGGACACTGCCCAAGTCCGTGAAAAGGTATTCTCATCCCGTCTGACGGTATCCGTAGTGCAAGTTATAAAAATTCCTTCTCAGATGCTTTATGCCTCTACGCGTTTCTCTCTTCTCAAGTCTTTGGGTTCCTCTCTATTCACAGATTCCATCTTTGCGACATCCAAAGAAGACCTCACTGAGGAAGCATACGCTTCTCACCTGCGTCATGCCGCTGCTCCTAACCCCCTATCCAAACGCGAGCAGGAATTAGCCGATCTGCGCATGACTGAGAATCAAACAGCTACATATGAAGGCAATCGGGCGAGGGCTAGTCATATTGGATCAGGGGTGGGGCTCAATTGGTCCGAAGAGGCGGAAAATGCTATCATGAATTTAGGCGAAGCAACTGAAAGCCAACTAGTCATTATTGTACGCCTTTACCTCTTAGAATCGTCATTGTTTTAAGAGCGCTGATAAATCTTCCGACAGACGATCGACCCGAAGACGGAGACTCTTGCACTACACTTCTCTGGAGACATAGAACCTGATTCCCTGAACACATTAATCCCTTCATCTGAGCCATGTTATGCTTTGTTTTGTTGGTCAATTTCTGCTCAGGATGATAGACGTGAAATCGGTGGGCGTTTTATGCTTCCTTCTCCTGTTATTTCTATATTTTTTAACAACAGGATTATTAGTCTTTATTTATTCCTGCCCGTCTCAGTCACCCGTCAAAAATCGAATGATTTACTCTTCTGGGTCTGCGTCAACATTCGAAGCTGCAAAGGGCATTCTGACTTCGCTTTCTCCTTCCACCACCATTGCTTCTCGGAAGATCGAAACCTCAGATCCTACAGAGTTGACTCTGGCTTATATCAAAGAAGAACTTGGATTGTCTCAGGTTGAACAACCTCCGCAGTCCAAAATCCAAACATCTAAGGGCTTTGCCAAACCCAGAGGGCCTCCCAGGCGGCGATAATTGAACAATCTAATTATCCTTTCGTTATCCTTGGGGAACACAGACGGATTGGTTATGACATTGCATTTGTGCTCTGGTAGTAACATATGTACTCATTTTCTGTAATATCATATTCAATAACGTTGGTGGATGATGGTTGTTAAACAGACAAAATGCTGAACAAATCTGGATAGTAGGTGTATGTAGGTGCCATACACTCCGGTCGGTACGGACCGCTATCGTGACTCGAAAGTATTAACGGCATCTTCAGATTTTTACTACCTACTCAGCACCTACCTACCTTTCCGTCCCTCGCTCTAATCACCTCACACATGTCTTCTGCAAAGTCTGGTGTTGCTGTTTATTGTGGTTCTTCAACCGGTAAATGTAAGGCATTCGCCACGGCGGCTAGATGTTAGTACCTCACGCAGGATTTGTTACATTATCATCGTTTTTTAGTGTGACTGACGCCAATCGATGCTGTGCGTCTTATTAGCTCTTGGTCTTGCTCTAGCGAAGCATGATCGTCTCCTGGTGTACGGAGGAGGGTCCAAAGGCATTATGGGTGTAGTTTCTGGCGCAGTTTTAGAAGGGGGTGGCAAGGTGCTCGGCGTCATCCCTCATGCCATGGTTGCTGCAGGCGGCGAGGATGAGAAAGTCCAAAGTACAACTAAAGTCTATCTTAACGAAGCTGGACGAGAAAAGGTACTTACAGAGGGATGATTGTGGAGATTTTAGAAACATAAATGATTGAGCTGATGTTTATTCAACTCAGGTTGAAAATGTAAGCAGCGTCGCATTCACCGATGTGATCTTGATTGTATTGAGAATAACATTATGTTCGGTGTAGATCGTTGTGGAAACCATGCACGAACGTAAGGTGGAAATGGCTCAACGTGCTGATGGTTTTGTCGGCTTACCGGGGGGATTTGGTACATTCGAAGAGGTAGCGTGCATTTCAAAATTGCTTCGAGCTCTCtgtttttgaaaatttttcTGCATTCTAACGAATTTTTGCCTCAGGTATTGGAGGTCACCACCTGGTCTCAATTAGGGATTCACGATAAACGTGAGTGTTTTGTGATCTTTTGGCAATTGTCCGTGTTGTCTAATGCAGCTCTATTATATGGCAGCTGTCGTCTTAATCAATGTCCTTTCCTTTTGGGAACCATTACGCACACTCATCAAAAGCAGTATAGACGCTGGATTTATAAAACCCTCAAGTGAAAGGTTGATCCAATTCATCGATGGTCCAGAAAACCACGAAGAACACGAATCTTTTGATTGGGGTACAGCGGCGATAGAGGCCCTAGACAACTGGGAGAAAGGGCGTGGCGATCCTCTTTTTGTGTGGTCAGGTGAAAGGACCACATACACCCGCACCTAAAAACAAGGAATCATGCAGTTTTCacatttttttgaatttgtGTAGATTTGACAACGAGATCTTATCAACGCAATATATAAATGTATCGACTGCTTACTCGTTTTGGTAAGAAAGAAAAGCTTCTATGCCACCGTGACTCCGCTCTGGCTTTTACCCATTGTGGGGGATATTTTGCGGGAGGAATCCATGAATTTTCTGACCTCTTCCTCAGTAATTTTTGCTCGGCGCTTTAACAATGAGCGCAGAGTGAGTCAAAcacacaacaatcaatcaaggTTGAGATACAATTACCTCTTGGAAATCGGCTACAAAGGTTTGAAGTACTTTGATACATTTCGCCTTCAGCTGACCCGTTAACAGAGTACCTGCTCTATAATCCTAAAAAACATGTCAGGTCGAACGTCGTtctcaagaaaaaaaacctAACACCAACCTTTCCAATTTGCTCAagttcatcatcattttctAAAAAGAAAGTTAGGTACTGATATGcaacatcaacttcagtATCGCCTCCCAGCAGTCGATGTTCCTCTTCAGTCTCTTTTCCACCCGAAAATCCGTGTTTGttaattttgtttttgatCTGATTTGCCTTGTCTGTCATGAAGATACTACTGTTGGGGTCACTGGCACTCATTTTTGTCTGAGGGCCTTGGAGGGCAGGGAAGAACTTGGAGTGAAGGAGAGCGGGCTTGGGGTGTTTCAATTTACTGGCGATATCGCGCGTCAGCCTAAAGTATGGATCCTGATCAATCGCACAAGGAATAAGACACGGAATATCGGAGGAGGTGCCGAAAATTTGAGGGAACGTTGTCGAAAACGAAGGAGCAGCCTGAATTGCTGCGAAGTGGACTTTCCCGATGTTATCTCTGGGAAGGCGATTTAGGCGTAATGGACAAAGATATTCACTATAAGGCCTACGATTCTGTGAACCCAAATGTTGCTTTGACCTGATTATAGGTAATTTGTCTGGATATTCTCGAGACATTTTGATAGAATGCTCCTCCCATAAATTCGTAGTtgctgaagatgaacgtCCGATCAAGATCAAAGCCACATGCGATGATGTCGCGTGCATTCTGTTTGGAGAATAGTTTGGTTTGCTCAGGTTTGAGTTCATGCTTGAAAAGGAACTTTTCATCGTCTgagaaaacaaaaatcagATCACTCTCGATGATGAGATAAAGTAGGATCTATACCTGTGAGTTGAATCACGATGGGAACATTAAAAACATCCTGTAGCCATCTACAAATTTTAGTCCATGACCACATGGTAGGCAGGCAGTTGAATGAGATACTTTGAAAAAACGAAAGGTATCATGTGCCCAAGATGCATACTATCACTACTTGGACCTCGTCCTGTATACAAATAAAAGGGTTTTCCTTGTTCATATCTATCGAGTATTCTGTCAAATTCTCTGCACCAAATTGAGCAATACAGACAATTTCAGTATACTAGATCAACGTACCTGTGAGAGAAGAACATTCCTCGTCTCAGGAAAACATGAGGGCGGCGACCAGTCAATTTTTCAAAACGCTCAAGCAGTTTAGCATCAACCCTTCGGGTTCCGAACTGATCAACGAGCTTGTCGTAGTCAATGGCTTGTTGCTTGCCATCACTGGATACGCCACC
This Psilocybe cubensis strain MGC-MH-2018 chromosome 3, whole genome shotgun sequence DNA region includes the following protein-coding sequences:
- a CDS encoding Rabenosyn-5, which gives rise to MSTPSSPPVSVAYVPYQAYKSKRHSHTLSSSTAHLTPNQSPPPVSRPPSSAVDTLTLPPKLVLDGESEQIHESTRHVSPTSLLVPQQTHNSHTISTQHGLESVSSLSSGFLSSNPTEPQTSVELQATPQSKVVVAHQAPKISTPSPGPSNSQSVPKKGSTFRRVQPKSTRPKLSATHSRESSSSSPAPVLHKVQGNADNRPPAPAPTTSLPVISTPTALIHPLPSISPPPIAERSTSLVSQQSYTSFGQASSQDRSAILRTTSTSTAPDNEGLILNISGNSSPLPTRKPAPYRPGFQPKGVYRPLTDEFLAIRRTLHEGDGEGGMKRVERTKLERRLEKLIDLHFPRHTFEDGTKESLQPDKRPVLRSSKEARRASSFFDFQTLRNLNINDAGDLWRGVVSGSLGDPVRNDIRAAEQRITPWQDDAAVSKCPLCSALFHALTNRKHHCRLCGQIVCSLPIKLHQRKVLCSSLFVVDSETHQIEEVGEGVDYGVRRRRTDSISGNQGRQIEEDKFLKGVRICRECRPVLLKQQYYQQTRITPPFALLYTDFIRLESAIEESLPKFQELIMSLNHHDQPTKEASAARKRLLDSFAQYDKLSKKIRGLPCPNGPGSSQDRVQAAILTRANLFLQKNMFPLQSLPTPHSGKGAGTPNSQNDGVMNTPSTMSADVDAALAQKLQPLLEQEALLESFVEEAQTQRKFEDVKTLKVNLLEIRQEIERLLQAVPKGSRNSLSEVK
- a CDS encoding Twinfilin; the protein is MSAISGITVSPELASTFANAVQSGSTRFIKILIQNESLVHDISIPIDGSFEQDLRLLQRDAVLPTDSPAYILAKLDAPSSDWISIYYVPDTAQVREKMLYASTRFSLLKSLGSSLFTDSIFATSKEDLTEEAYASHLRHAAAPNPLSKREQELADLRMTENQTATYEGNRARASHIGSGVGLNWSEEAENAIMNLGEATESQLVIITIDPKTETLALHFSGDIEPDSLNTLIPSSEPCYALFCWSISAQDDRRLLVFIYSCPSQSPVKNRMIYSSGSASTFEAAKGILTSLSPSTTIASRKIETSDPTELTLAYIKEELGLSQVEQPPQSKIQTSKGFAKPRGPPRRR
- a CDS encoding putative cytokinin riboside 5'-monophosphate phosphoribohydrolase LOGL7, which codes for MSSAKSGVAVYCGSSTGKSLGLALAKHDRLLVYGGGSKGIMGVVSGAVLEGGGKVLGVIPHAMVAAGGEDEKVQSTTKVYLNEAGREKVLTEG
- a CDS encoding tryptophan--tRNA ligase, with the translated sequence MSAQPPTDSLAQVSLASDDQAVQAAVHDQIVTPWDVQGGVSSDGKQQAIDYDKLVDQFGTRRVDAKLLERFEKLTGRRPHVFLRRGMFFSHREFDRILDRYEQGKPFYLYTGRGPSSDSMHLGHMIPFVFSKWLQDVFNVPIVIQLTDDEKFLFKHELKPEQTKLFSKQNARDIIACGFDLDRTFIFSNYEFMGGAFYQNVSRISRQITYNQVKATFGFTESDNIGKVHFAAIQAAPSFSTTFPQIFGTSSDIPCLIPCAIDQDPYFRLTRDIASKLKHPKPALLHSKFFPALQGPQTKMSASDPNSSIFMTDKANQIKNKINKHGFSGGKETEEEHRLLGGDTEVDVAYQYLTFFLENDDELEQIGKDYRAGTLLTGQLKAKCIKVLQTFVADFQERRAKITEEEVRKFMDSSRKISPTMGKSQSGVTVA